CCCCTACCTCACCCCCACCCGCCTCCTGGCCACGGCGGGGGAGGGTCAGCTCAACGTCATCCCCGCCGAAGCCGAGGTGGCCCTGGACGTGCGCACCACCCCGGGGGTGGACCACGCCCATCTGGTGGAGGAGCTCGCCGCCCTCGCCGGGGTAGGGGTGGAGGTCCTGGAGGACCGCCCCCCCGTGGAGACCCCCAAGGAGGACCCCCTGGTCCGGGCGGCGGAGGAGGCCCTAAGGCTCCTCGGCCTTCCCGTGCGGCACGGGGGGGTGCCCGGGGCCACGGACGGCACCTTCCTCCGGGCCTGGGCGGGGCTTCCCGTGGTGGTCCTGGGGCCGGGGCAGAAGACCCTGCCCCACCAGGTGGACGAGTGGGTGGACCTGGAGGAGGTGGTCCAGGCCGCCCGGGTCTACGCGGCCCTGGCGGTCCTTTTTGTGAGCTAGGGCCTTTCCACGCTTCCACGGCGTGGTAGGGTGCACGGAAGAGGAGGGGCAGATGCGGCACTGGATCGGTTTCGTGTGGCTTTTGGGCCTGGCCCTGGCCCAGACCCGGGGCGGGGAGCTTAAGGTGGCCGTCTTGGCCGAGCCCCCGGTGCTGGACCCCACGGCCTCCACCAGCCAGGAGATCGCCCGGATGCTCTACGACAACGTCCTCCAGGGCCTGGTGAAGTTCAACGAGAAGGGGGAGATCGTCCCCGCCCTGGCCGAGCGGTGGCAGGGGAGCCCCTCCAGCCTTACCTGGACCTTTTACCTCCGCAAGGGCGTGCGCTTCCACAACGGGAGCCCCTTCACCGCCGAGGACGTCCTCTTCAAGTTCCAGCGGGCCAAGGACCCCAGGTCCGGCCACACCCACCCGGAGTACTACCGGGACATCGCCGCCGTGGAGGCCAAGGACCCCTATACCGTGGTCTTCCGCCTCCGCCAGCCCGACCAGGACTTCCTCTTCAACCTGGCCCGCCCGGACTCGGTGATCGGGCCTAAAGGTCGGGTGGAGGAGCAGAAGACCCAGCCCATCGGCACCGGGCCTTTCCGCTTCGCCGCCTGGGAGCGGGGGGTGGGGGTGCGGCTGGAGCGCTTTGACGGCTACTACGAGCCCGGCCTCCCCTACCTGGACCGGGTCTTCTTCCGCTTCCTCCCCGACCAGAACGCCCAGCTCGCCGCCCTAAGGGCCGGGGACATCCAGGTCATCGGCCTCGGGGTGAGCCCGGAGAACGCCCTGGTCCTGCAAAAGGACCCCAACTTCAAGGTGGTCTCCGGGTTCACCACCACGGAGATCACCGCCGGGATGAACAACAGCCGGCCCCCCTTCAACGACCTAAGGGTGCGCCGGGCCATCCAGCACGCCGTGGACAAGAAGGCCCTGGTGGAGGGGGTGATGCTGGGCTACGGCACCCCCATCGGCAGCCACCGCTCCCCCGGGGAGCG
Above is a window of Thermus islandicus DSM 21543 DNA encoding:
- a CDS encoding ABC transporter substrate-binding protein, which produces MRHWIGFVWLLGLALAQTRGGELKVAVLAEPPVLDPTASTSQEIARMLYDNVLQGLVKFNEKGEIVPALAERWQGSPSSLTWTFYLRKGVRFHNGSPFTAEDVLFKFQRAKDPRSGHTHPEYYRDIAAVEAKDPYTVVFRLRQPDQDFLFNLARPDSVIGPKGRVEEQKTQPIGTGPFRFAAWERGVGVRLERFDGYYEPGLPYLDRVFFRFLPDQNAQLAALRAGDIQVIGLGVSPENALVLQKDPNFKVVSGFTTTEITAGMNNSRPPFNDLRVRRAIQHAVDKKALVEGVMLGYGTPIGSHRSPGERCYVDLSGLYPYDPAKAKALLQEAGYGPGNPLRFTFTLAAPYPYERRLGEAIAAQLAQIGVQARLEVVEWATWLSRVFRGADYQMTIIGHSEPHDIGIYANPGYYFRYDSPRFRELYARYLRTPDPDKACELMKEMQRLLAQDAVNLWVMNAPYLAAMRKEVMGWWPNQPTPSLNVTRVYLAR